A genomic segment from Chitinophaga flava encodes:
- a CDS encoding ORF6N domain-containing protein, whose product MSKTDKEVMLPDESIMSKILLIRGKRVMVDKDLAELYSVPTKRLNEQVKRNLKRFPEDFMFQLTTEEKEEVVAKCDHLKSLKFSANLPYVFTEHGAVMLASVLNSDRAIAVNIQIVRIFTRMREMILTHKDILLKLEQMEKRVSGHDEQIELVFEYLKQLLSSPQEPRVRIGFTRHDEAVE is encoded by the coding sequence ATGAGTAAAACAGACAAGGAGGTAATGTTACCGGACGAATCTATTATGAGCAAAATACTGCTTATCAGAGGCAAAAGGGTGATGGTTGATAAAGATCTTGCGGAGCTGTATAGTGTTCCTACAAAGCGGCTGAATGAGCAGGTAAAACGTAATCTTAAACGCTTCCCGGAGGACTTTATGTTCCAGTTGACCACAGAGGAAAAGGAGGAGGTGGTCGCAAAATGCGACCACCTTAAAAGCCTGAAGTTCTCCGCAAACCTGCCGTATGTCTTTACCGAGCATGGCGCTGTAATGCTGGCCAGTGTGTTGAACAGCGACAGAGCCATCGCCGTAAATATCCAAATCGTTCGCATCTTTACCCGGATGCGGGAAATGATACTAACGCATAAGGATATATTATTAAAACTTGAACAGATGGAAAAGCGTGTATCCGGTCATGATGAGCAGATAGAGCTTGTTTTTGAATATCTGAAACAGTTGTTAAGCTCTCCACAGGAACCACGGGTAAGGATAGGGTTTACACGGCATGATGAGGCTGTAGAATAG
- a CDS encoding tyrosine-type recombinase/integrase, whose product MLPDYSKFREYLVIKRYSTATIETVIRAVNYLRQWADKENIPELENISYSDMLDFMKWSSRGGASQRTVSGYLTHVRKYYEWLISEGMIKENPVSSIKVQGIKRRAYYDILSIPQLEELYQHYTTNIRHEPGKMLPPQEMNILSRRRNRVILSLLVYQGLRVEEVAALKISDLQLREGKIMIHAKRRTAARNMTLESFQVYEIMDYLHEVRKQLLPEGVITDQLFVQWDGGHNFYGVTQTLLKQLRQINGRIKNLDQIRTSVITQWLKQHDLRKVQHLAGHKYVSSTEAYKQNVLEGLQEAVNRFHPL is encoded by the coding sequence ATGCTACCTGATTATAGTAAGTTCCGGGAATACCTGGTTATAAAGCGTTACAGTACTGCTACCATTGAAACGGTTATCCGGGCAGTTAATTACCTACGCCAGTGGGCAGATAAGGAGAATATACCGGAGCTGGAAAATATAAGCTACAGTGATATGCTGGACTTTATGAAGTGGAGCAGTAGAGGTGGCGCATCACAGAGAACTGTATCCGGGTATCTAACGCATGTACGTAAATATTATGAGTGGCTGATCAGTGAAGGCATGATCAAAGAAAATCCTGTCAGTAGTATTAAGGTACAGGGTATTAAGCGCCGTGCTTATTATGATATTTTAAGTATTCCACAGTTGGAAGAACTTTATCAGCATTACACTACAAATATCAGGCATGAACCCGGAAAGATGCTTCCACCGCAGGAAATGAATATTTTATCCAGAAGGCGCAACCGGGTTATATTAAGCCTGCTGGTGTATCAGGGCTTGCGTGTGGAGGAAGTGGCGGCGCTAAAAATATCTGATCTACAGTTGCGGGAAGGCAAGATCATGATACATGCCAAACGAAGAACTGCGGCCAGGAATATGACCTTAGAGAGCTTCCAGGTGTATGAGATAATGGACTACCTGCATGAAGTGAGAAAACAGCTTTTACCGGAAGGAGTAATCACGGATCAGCTTTTTGTACAGTGGGACGGCGGTCATAATTTTTATGGTGTTACTCAAACGCTGTTAAAGCAGCTACGGCAGATCAACGGTAGGATAAAGAACCTTGATCAGATAAGGACCAGTGTTATCACACAGTGGCTGAAACAGCATGATCTTAGAAAGGTGCAGCATCTGGCAGGGCATAAATATGTAAGTTCTACGGAGGCATATAAACAGAATGTGCTGGAAGGGTTACAGGAAGCTGTAAACAGGTTCCATCCGTTGTAA
- a CDS encoding tyrosine-type recombinase/integrase, whose protein sequence is MKQLDLKSEAYRYIVQSYGQWLGTLGYNEQTVYQLPNHIQELLYYAESKGYAGLHQLDIHLFKDHYYKLKGRSNQRRGGGLSNSYLNKHLQALQKFSDYLRQSGRLLLPRLDIRTESSEGVITDVLTQEEIRLLFETTYQPYESRKHDKGAQFYETMQKRDRAMLAVFYGCGLRRNEGYHLDTGDIHFHSSLLHVRKGKGYRERFVPVTKQGIKYLEQYLYDARPYFITGKQDALFVTYSGRRLGGQALLVRLKLLIALSGNLELQLKDVHLHTLRHSIATHLLQNGMTLERIKDFLGHTSLESTQIYTHFLEQQNPHIHAT, encoded by the coding sequence ATGAAACAGCTTGACTTAAAAAGTGAAGCCTACCGTTATATTGTCCAAAGTTACGGGCAGTGGTTAGGAACGCTGGGCTATAATGAACAAACCGTTTATCAGTTACCTAATCATATACAGGAGCTGCTTTACTATGCGGAGAGTAAAGGCTATGCAGGTTTACATCAGCTGGATATACACCTGTTCAAAGATCATTATTATAAACTGAAAGGCCGATCTAATCAGCGCCGTGGTGGAGGGTTGAGTAATAGCTATCTGAACAAACATTTACAGGCATTACAGAAGTTCAGCGACTATCTACGTCAGAGCGGCAGGCTGCTGCTTCCCAGGCTCGATATACGTACTGAAAGTAGTGAAGGTGTTATCACCGATGTATTAACACAGGAAGAAATCAGGCTGCTTTTTGAAACTACTTACCAGCCCTATGAATCCCGTAAACATGATAAAGGCGCCCAGTTTTATGAAACGATGCAGAAGCGTGACCGGGCAATGCTGGCAGTGTTCTATGGCTGCGGGTTAAGAAGGAACGAGGGTTATCATCTTGATACCGGTGATATCCACTTCCATAGCTCCCTGCTGCATGTTCGTAAGGGAAAAGGCTACCGTGAACGTTTTGTTCCGGTTACAAAGCAGGGTATTAAATACCTGGAACAATACCTGTATGATGCCCGTCCTTACTTTATTACAGGGAAACAGGATGCGCTTTTTGTTACTTATAGCGGCAGGCGGCTAGGTGGCCAGGCATTGTTGGTGCGGCTGAAATTACTGATCGCTTTATCTGGTAACCTGGAGTTACAGTTAAAAGATGTACACCTGCATACGCTGCGGCACAGCATTGCTACGCACTTGCTGCAAAATGGTATGACACTGGAACGTATCAAAGACTTTTTAGGTCATACCAGCCTTGAAAGCACACAGATATACACCCACTTCTTAGAACAGCAAAATCCCCATATACATGCTACCTGA
- a CDS encoding helix-turn-helix domain-containing protein, with amino-acid sequence MIHHSLIFEKIILFQAVLILIIMVLGENMMLTRKKKGLSQADLGRMIGTSGDVIGRYERGDITPSIDVVSKISDALEVSIDYLIGKTKMELDKQALKRLEDISMLPEENKKFILNLIDMALRDFKVKKAHNS; translated from the coding sequence ATGATTCATCATTCACTTATTTTTGAAAAAATCATACTTTTTCAAGCAGTTTTAATACTTATCATTATGGTTTTAGGGGAGAATATGATGCTTACACGCAAGAAGAAAGGGTTGTCACAAGCGGATTTGGGGCGCATGATCGGCACTTCTGGTGATGTGATCGGCAGGTATGAACGCGGTGATATAACTCCGTCTATCGATGTTGTATCTAAAATATCGGATGCCCTGGAAGTGTCTATTGATTACCTGATTGGTAAAACCAAAATGGAACTGGATAAACAGGCGCTTAAACGCCTGGAAGATATTTCCATGCTACCGGAAGAAAATAAAAAATTTATCCTTAATCTCATTGATATGGCGCTTAGGGATTTTAAAGTTAAGAAGGCACATAACTCTTAG
- a CDS encoding DUF6443 domain-containing protein — translation MRKKNKCCFKSFYPALLIGLLLTPWKEAEAQQPGGSGLPTASPRVLPYAYTNPTINYIRTWEPAMPTTDSAVVAASSRTVAEVKQTTRYFDGLGRPLQTVAKGMSASGNDIVVPVIYDPFGREQYQYLPYMHPASDGKFKLSPFSQQQQFYQNEAYNPGAKNETIFYGQTEFEASPLNRILKTYSPGNSWAFTGGNHPVTHQYLINTLSDSVRIWSIPALGGIPVSNRIFDEGQLLKDVATDENDNQVVEYKNKSGLLVLKKVRVSSASNTAHMGWLCTYYIYDDFNNLRFVIPPLGVEKITSTWNVIPVANGLCFQYTYDGRNRMVTKKMPGAGLVEMVYDLRDRQVFTRDSSQRAQHLWHVTFYDQLNRPVETALYNSNASREILQLQMNGVVNNSGTSSYTFPGTADLVTAKHDRSIYEATKSVSLESGFDTGSDTGVDIRINPSLNGGSANITVSNALPDIFNSNTLTPLTFTFYDDYSFSGKQDYLSSDFGKLDDGGNPYAEPVTVGNQTGGMVTGTRTRILGTDTWLTSTIYYNNKGRVSQVVTDNIAGGIDVLTTQYNFNGKVLSTYHRHKNNRSGLTPQTTILTSMIYDAQGRLRMINKQLNDNPALKRTVVNNTYNEMGRLAAKELGIKGTASPLEKQTYEYNLRGWLRNISKEYLKGGSGGSHFGQELNYDNGFTSAAFNGNVAGIRWKGWNDTTQRAYGFIYDSTNRLTGAAFSQNAGGNWLNNQVDFTVSNISYDANGNLLSMNQRGLLNNSPDDVDRLVYRYYDNSNQLKSVYDGVKVNTGLGDFTNGPVDGDDYSYDGVGNLTRDENKQITTISYNHLNLPELVTTSKGNIRFEYSAGGNKVRKIVTDNSVTPSRITTFDYLGDFLYLNDTLQSVAHEEGRIRPVYQSGQTPEFVYDYFVKDHLGSTRLVLTEQTSHTLYAATMETSRSASENILFSNIDNTRSNKPVGYPADGSAGKNESVSRLTATSSGKKIGPSIVLRVMAGDTVQLSTKAFYKSTGPVNQNNPVAPVENMVADLIAAFGGTVPAEANHGNSSPIARTPFNTNFYNGDYHRLKEKEPGPQPGKPKAYLNYVLFDDRFKMVEDNSGVKQVKAEPDQLQTLSQDRMVIKKSGFLYVYTSNESTQEVFFDNLMVAHNGGPVVEETHYYPFGLTMSGISSNALKGSNYSENRLKYNGKELQNREFADGSGLELYDYGARMYDAQIGRWGTIDPKADKREWLSPYNFVQNNPLLKTDPDGELDGDYYDTQHNYLGNDGIDDNRVYVVNNKPTTSVDQSVSGAPAQTTITYVGQTADVFKTGDKGTDQKIASLHPAIRWKATDFMKDANAVSDVKIIMAQGLRTFEEQDGLYAKGRTEPGGKVTNAKGGESNHNYGLAFDIAGVVGEGKDQKLTYDLNWSQLKDVGSKNGLDWGGDWKTFKDKPHFENMFGNTLKELRKQYNAGNRSGPYINLSN, via the coding sequence ATGAGAAAAAAAAATAAATGCTGCTTTAAAAGCTTTTATCCGGCTTTGCTGATAGGCTTATTGTTAACCCCGTGGAAAGAAGCAGAGGCACAACAACCGGGAGGTTCCGGCCTTCCAACTGCATCCCCGAGAGTTTTACCTTATGCTTATACAAATCCGACCATAAATTATATTCGTACCTGGGAGCCTGCTATGCCGACGACAGATTCAGCAGTGGTAGCTGCCAGTAGTCGCACAGTAGCGGAAGTAAAACAAACTACCCGGTATTTTGATGGACTAGGACGACCGTTACAAACTGTTGCAAAAGGAATGAGCGCTTCCGGTAATGATATTGTGGTACCTGTAATATATGATCCTTTTGGTCGTGAGCAGTACCAATACCTTCCGTACATGCATCCAGCCAGTGACGGTAAGTTTAAATTATCCCCTTTCAGCCAACAGCAACAGTTTTATCAGAATGAAGCTTATAATCCCGGCGCTAAAAATGAAACGATATTCTACGGTCAGACTGAATTCGAAGCTTCTCCTCTGAACAGGATATTGAAAACATATAGTCCTGGTAACAGCTGGGCTTTTACAGGAGGTAACCATCCGGTGACTCACCAGTACCTGATCAATACTCTCAGTGATTCGGTACGTATTTGGAGTATTCCGGCCCTTGGCGGTATTCCAGTTAGCAATAGAATTTTTGATGAGGGACAGTTATTGAAGGATGTTGCCACGGATGAAAATGATAATCAAGTGGTAGAATACAAGAATAAGTCTGGCCTTTTGGTATTAAAGAAAGTACGCGTATCATCAGCTTCGAATACAGCGCATATGGGTTGGCTGTGTACTTACTATATTTATGATGACTTTAATAATCTCCGTTTTGTTATCCCTCCATTGGGGGTAGAAAAAATAACATCGACCTGGAACGTAATCCCGGTTGCAAATGGGCTTTGTTTTCAATATACTTATGATGGCCGGAACAGGATGGTGACAAAAAAAATGCCTGGTGCGGGATTGGTGGAGATGGTATATGATCTGCGGGACCGGCAGGTGTTTACACGAGATAGTAGCCAGCGAGCGCAACATCTATGGCATGTTACTTTTTATGATCAGTTGAACCGGCCAGTGGAGACAGCCTTGTACAATAGCAATGCTTCCCGTGAAATATTGCAGCTACAGATGAACGGAGTTGTTAACAATAGTGGAACCAGCAGTTATACTTTCCCCGGTACTGCAGATTTGGTCACAGCTAAGCACGATCGAAGTATTTATGAAGCAACCAAGTCTGTATCACTGGAATCTGGTTTCGATACTGGTTCTGATACTGGAGTAGATATCAGAATCAATCCTTCATTAAACGGTGGTTCAGCGAATATTACTGTCAGCAATGCATTACCAGATATTTTTAATAGTAATACACTGACACCACTGACTTTTACTTTCTACGACGATTACAGCTTCTCCGGAAAACAAGATTATCTCAGCTCAGACTTTGGGAAACTGGATGATGGGGGTAATCCTTATGCTGAGCCGGTGACTGTCGGAAATCAAACGGGAGGGATGGTAACAGGAACCCGCACACGTATATTAGGTACGGATACCTGGTTGACCTCTACTATCTATTATAACAACAAAGGAAGAGTAAGTCAGGTAGTAACAGATAACATAGCTGGTGGTATCGATGTTCTTACGACTCAATATAATTTCAATGGGAAGGTATTAAGTACCTATCACCGGCATAAAAATAATCGTAGTGGCCTCACTCCACAGACAACTATACTGACGTCGATGATTTATGATGCGCAAGGCAGGCTGAGGATGATCAATAAACAGTTAAATGATAACCCGGCACTAAAGCGTACAGTTGTTAATAATACATATAACGAAATGGGGCGACTTGCAGCAAAGGAATTGGGTATTAAGGGGACTGCATCCCCACTGGAAAAACAAACATATGAGTACAATCTGCGTGGCTGGCTGCGAAATATTAGCAAGGAATATCTGAAAGGTGGATCAGGTGGTTCTCACTTTGGTCAGGAATTAAACTATGACAATGGTTTTACCAGCGCGGCCTTTAATGGTAATGTCGCTGGGATACGTTGGAAGGGGTGGAATGATACAACTCAGCGTGCATATGGGTTTATCTATGATTCAACCAATCGTTTAACTGGGGCTGCTTTCTCCCAGAATGCGGGCGGCAATTGGCTAAACAACCAGGTAGATTTTACAGTAAGTAATATTTCATACGATGCTAATGGTAATTTGTTGAGTATGAACCAACGTGGACTTCTCAATAATTCCCCTGATGATGTGGATCGGTTGGTTTATCGATATTACGATAATAGTAATCAACTGAAATCAGTGTACGATGGTGTAAAAGTCAATACTGGTTTGGGCGATTTTACTAATGGACCTGTTGATGGTGATGATTATAGCTATGATGGTGTTGGTAACCTTACTCGGGATGAAAACAAACAAATTACCACCATTAGTTACAACCATCTTAATCTTCCTGAATTAGTTACAACTAGCAAAGGGAATATTCGTTTTGAGTACAGTGCAGGTGGTAACAAAGTAAGGAAGATCGTAACAGATAATTCTGTTACTCCTTCCAGAATAACTACTTTTGATTATCTTGGAGACTTTCTGTATCTGAACGATACACTACAGTCGGTGGCGCATGAAGAGGGTAGGATAAGGCCCGTTTACCAATCTGGGCAAACACCTGAGTTTGTATATGATTATTTTGTGAAAGATCATCTTGGGAGTACCAGACTGGTGCTTACTGAACAAACAAGTCATACACTGTATGCCGCTACTATGGAGACCTCCAGGTCGGCTAGTGAAAACATCCTGTTCAGTAATATCGATAATACTCGGAGTAACAAACCAGTTGGTTATCCAGCTGACGGAAGTGCTGGCAAGAATGAATCAGTATCCAGGTTGACAGCTACAAGCTCCGGTAAAAAGATAGGCCCTTCCATTGTTTTAAGGGTGATGGCTGGTGATACTGTTCAGCTCAGTACCAAAGCATTCTATAAATCCACCGGCCCGGTAAATCAAAATAATCCCGTAGCACCGGTTGAAAATATGGTTGCTGATCTTATCGCGGCTTTTGGAGGAACGGTACCAGCAGAGGCTAATCATGGGAATTCTTCGCCTATCGCTCGTACACCTTTCAATACGAACTTCTATAATGGTGACTATCATCGTTTAAAGGAAAAGGAACCAGGTCCGCAACCTGGTAAACCAAAGGCTTACCTCAACTATGTATTGTTTGATGACCGTTTCAAAATGGTGGAGGATAATAGTGGTGTGAAGCAGGTAAAGGCAGAGCCAGACCAGCTGCAGACTCTTTCCCAGGATAGGATGGTGATAAAAAAGAGTGGATTTTTGTATGTTTATACCAGCAATGAAAGTACACAGGAAGTGTTCTTTGATAATTTGATGGTGGCACATAATGGCGGACCAGTAGTGGAGGAAACGCATTATTATCCGTTTGGGCTCACCATGAGTGGGATATCTTCGAATGCGCTCAAAGGGTCGAATTACTCGGAAAATAGGTTAAAGTATAATGGGAAGGAGTTGCAGAACAGAGAGTTCGCGGATGGTAGTGGGTTGGAGCTTTACGATTATGGAGCGAGGATGTATGACGCGCAGATAGGAAGATGGGGAACGATTGATCCCAAAGCTGATAAACGAGAGTGGTTGTCTCCATATAATTTTGTTCAAAATAATCCTCTTTTAAAAACTGATCCCGATGGTGAGTTGGATGGGGACTATTATGACACGCAACATAATTATTTAGGAAATGATGGAATAGATGATAATCGAGTGTATGTTGTTAATAATAAGCCTACTACTAGTGTAGATCAATCTGTATCCGGAGCGCCTGCACAGACAACTATAACCTATGTAGGTCAAACGGCAGATGTTTTTAAAACCGGAGATAAGGGTACGGATCAAAAAATAGCAAGTCTTCACCCTGCAATTAGATGGAAGGCAACTGATTTTATGAAAGACGCAAATGCTGTTTCTGACGTGAAAATTATAATGGCTCAAGGGCTGAGAACTTTTGAAGAACAGGATGGCTTGTATGCTAAAGGCAGGACAGAGCCAGGAGGAAAGGTTACAAACGCTAAAGGTGGAGAGAGTAATCATAATTATGGATTGGCATTTGATATTGCAGGAGTAGTGGGAGAAGGAAAAGATCAGAAATTAACGTACGACCTTAACTGGTCTCAATTGAAAGATGTAGGCAGTAAAAATGGTCTGGATTGGGGTGGAGATTGGAAAACGTTTAAAGATAAACCCCATTTTGAAAATATGTTTGGTAATACCTTAAAGGAGTTACGAAAGCAGTATAATGCAGGTAATAGAAGTGGTCCTTATATCAATTTAAGTAATTAA
- a CDS encoding sialidase family protein — protein sequence MMNKLKLLTGLLLCTNLLFAQMKAVPVFTSGTEGYKSFRIPAIIRLPNGPLLAFAEGRVNNSGDFGDINIVMKRSNDNGATWGPLQTVVDNDSLQAGNPAPVVDVTDMSYLQGRIFLFYNTGNNHEGEIRKGKGLREVWYKTSADGGVTWSEPVNITTQVHRPLQPQINPAYNFKEDWRSYANTPGHATQFRNGQYHGRIYVAANHSEGNPQPHFKDYFAHGYYTDDHGKTFHLAATMPMPGGNEATAAVLDNGRLMLNARNQQGNVKARMVATSKDGGATWDQYAFDPQLPDPVCEGSLLEIGFKKKRTVLAFCNAADTLQRNHLTLRISNDGGRSWPKSYLIAASDNNKRDYAAYSDIVRIDKQRIGVLFERNDYREIVFTVVKC from the coding sequence ATGATGAATAAACTGAAACTACTGACAGGTCTGCTATTATGCACCAATCTGTTGTTCGCGCAGATGAAAGCAGTACCGGTGTTTACCTCCGGTACCGAAGGATACAAAAGTTTTCGTATACCGGCGATTATCCGTTTGCCCAACGGGCCGCTGCTGGCCTTCGCGGAAGGACGGGTGAATAACAGCGGCGACTTCGGAGATATCAATATTGTCATGAAACGCAGCAATGACAATGGTGCTACCTGGGGGCCGCTGCAAACAGTAGTGGACAATGATTCCTTGCAGGCCGGCAATCCGGCGCCGGTAGTAGATGTTACGGATATGTCTTATCTGCAGGGACGGATTTTCCTCTTTTATAATACCGGTAACAACCATGAAGGCGAAATCCGCAAAGGAAAAGGGCTGCGGGAAGTATGGTATAAAACATCCGCAGATGGTGGTGTTACCTGGTCGGAGCCCGTAAACATCACCACTCAGGTACATCGCCCACTTCAGCCGCAGATCAATCCGGCCTATAACTTTAAAGAAGACTGGAGAAGTTATGCCAATACACCCGGCCACGCTACGCAGTTCCGTAATGGTCAATACCATGGCAGGATATACGTGGCTGCCAACCATTCCGAAGGAAATCCACAGCCACATTTTAAAGACTATTTTGCACACGGTTATTATACCGATGATCATGGTAAAACGTTTCATCTGGCAGCCACCATGCCCATGCCGGGTGGCAATGAAGCTACCGCTGCGGTTTTAGATAACGGCCGGCTGATGCTGAACGCCCGTAACCAGCAGGGTAATGTAAAAGCCCGTATGGTGGCTACCAGTAAAGATGGTGGCGCTACCTGGGACCAATACGCGTTCGACCCGCAGCTACCAGACCCTGTATGTGAAGGTAGTTTGCTGGAGATCGGGTTTAAGAAAAAGAGGACTGTGCTGGCTTTCTGTAATGCAGCTGATACCCTGCAAAGAAACCACCTTACTTTGCGGATTAGTAACGATGGAGGCCGTTCCTGGCCTAAGTCCTATCTGATCGCCGCCAGCGACAACAATAAAAGAGATTATGCCGCGTATTCTGATATCGTAAGAATTGATAAACAGCGTATAGGCGTGCTGTTTGAACGGAATGACTATCGTGAAATTGTATTCACCGTTGTAAAATGTTGA
- a CDS encoding VOC family protein: MSQINVYLNFDGKCAEAMKFYQHCLGGELFLQTIKASPMADQWPAHKQDYIVHSSLTNGPLLLLASDMGANPAGMTNSVSISLTCNTPEELATAFEELSAGGEQLQPVHDFFGGKIGVLRDKYGFNWLLYYNNQ; encoded by the coding sequence ATGTCACAGATCAATGTATACCTCAATTTTGATGGCAAATGCGCGGAAGCTATGAAGTTCTACCAGCACTGCCTCGGAGGAGAACTTTTTCTGCAAACAATAAAAGCGTCTCCCATGGCCGATCAGTGGCCTGCACACAAACAAGACTACATAGTGCATTCCAGTCTTACCAATGGGCCATTATTACTACTGGCTTCCGACATGGGCGCTAATCCTGCAGGAATGACCAACAGCGTGAGCATCAGCCTTACCTGCAACACTCCGGAAGAACTGGCAACTGCTTTCGAAGAACTGTCAGCCGGTGGTGAACAACTCCAGCCTGTACATGATTTCTTCGGCGGAAAAATTGGCGTCCTCAGGGATAAATATGGTTTCAACTGGTTATTATATTATAACAACCAGTGA
- a CDS encoding S1C family serine protease, translated as MENALTFLTSHPVNDAGLLDAYSKTVTGVVGTVAESVVHIEVQRKVNDKRNPERKTQTGAGSGFIISSDGFIITNNHVIEQAESIRVSFVDGRKVNAEIKGTDPSTDIAVLKIDETGLKALSFADSAALQVGQIAIAIGNPMGLQYTVTAGVVSALGRTLRASNGRLIDNVIQTDAALNPGNSGGPLVNSLGQIIGVNTAMIPAAQGLCFAISSNLAAQIAGQLILHGKVKRAQLGIAAQPVKLTNRMIAANKLTIQTGVYVFETIPDGNYDNSQLHIGDIIIAFDNIPVATVDDMHLLLTEKQIGRKVLVDVLRGGHSVTITVTPGNGD; from the coding sequence ATGGAAAACGCACTAACATTTCTGACGAGCCATCCTGTAAACGATGCCGGTTTACTGGACGCATATTCTAAAACGGTTACCGGTGTAGTAGGCACGGTCGCCGAATCAGTTGTGCACATTGAAGTACAACGCAAAGTCAATGACAAGCGGAATCCCGAAAGAAAAACGCAGACAGGCGCCGGATCGGGCTTCATCATTTCTTCCGACGGCTTTATCATTACCAATAATCACGTGATAGAACAGGCGGAAAGCATCCGTGTTTCTTTTGTTGACGGCAGAAAAGTCAACGCAGAAATAAAAGGTACCGATCCCTCTACTGATATCGCCGTTCTCAAGATTGATGAAACCGGCCTCAAAGCTTTATCATTCGCCGACTCCGCAGCATTGCAGGTAGGACAGATCGCTATTGCCATCGGTAATCCCATGGGCCTGCAATATACCGTTACCGCCGGTGTGGTGAGTGCGTTAGGCCGCACACTCCGCGCCAGCAACGGCAGGCTCATCGACAACGTGATACAAACAGATGCCGCACTCAACCCAGGCAACAGCGGCGGACCACTGGTTAACTCCCTCGGTCAGATCATTGGCGTCAACACCGCCATGATACCAGCCGCACAGGGACTCTGTTTCGCCATCTCATCCAACCTCGCCGCCCAGATCGCCGGCCAGCTCATCCTTCACGGCAAAGTAAAACGGGCACAACTCGGCATTGCCGCCCAACCCGTTAAACTCACCAACCGGATGATAGCAGCCAACAAACTCACCATCCAAACAGGCGTCTACGTTTTTGAAACCATCCCCGACGGCAACTACGATAACAGCCAGCTCCATATCGGAGACATCATCATCGCATTCGACAACATACCCGTTGCCACCGTAGATGATATGCACCTGCTGCTTACCGAAAAACAAATCGGCCGGAAAGTATTGGTAGATGTACTCAGAGGCGGGCATAGCGTGACTATCACCGTCACCCCCGGTAACGGTGATTAA